In the genome of Nonomuraea sp. NBC_00507, the window GTAGCCCGGCGCCGCTCGCCAGGAGGGCGCGCCTGGTCTGCCGGGCTCCCCGGCCGCCCGCTGCCCGGCGTCCGCGCAGGAGGGCGGCCGCCGCCCATGCCAGGCATGCGGTAGCGGCCAGGGCGAGCAGCACCGGCAGGTCCGTGACGTAGTAGACCACCGCCAGGTAGAGCCCCAGCGTGGCCAGGCCGGCCGAAATCCCGAGGACCACCAGCACCCGGCGCCGCGTGGACAGCCGGCCGAGCACGTCCGGCCACAGCAGCCCGGCCACCAGTGCGGCCAGCAGCAGCCCGTAGGCCGCCAGCAGCGGCGTCGACACGTCCTTCAACCGCAGGACGACCAGCCAGACGGCGCCGATCGCGAGGGCGGTGACGAGTAACCCGAGTTTGCCCAGGATCTTCAGCATCCGGCCACCTCATTTCGTAAACGCATACGGATGCGTTTACATAATAGGCAAGTCGCGATCATCTCGCGCCGCAGTCCTGGAACACCAGGGGGCGCACCGTCGTGTTCAGCGCCGAGACCATGGCGGCACGCCTACGGCGCGCTCCAGCTCTCCGTCCTGATCTCCTCGCTCGATGTGCGAACAGATCCAGAAACTATGGCTCACAGGTTATCTTGACTAAGATTAATATCGCTGTAGTGCTATATATCTGGAGGCGTGATGGAGTTGAATTCGCTCAGGCAGTTCCTGGTGGTGGCGCGGCTGGAACACCTCAGCGGCGCGGCCGAGGAGCTTCGCGTCGCCCAGCCGTCGCTGAGCCGTACCATCGCCCGGCTGGAGAGCGAGCTGCGCACACCGCTGTTCGACCGGAGCGGCCGGCTGCGGCTGAATGACGCGGGCAAGCTGTTCCGCGATTACGTCGAACGCTCCCTGGGTGAGCTGGATGCGGGGCGGCGAGCCGTCGCCGAGGCCGTCAGCGAGGGTGTGGGCACCGTACGACTTGCGTCGGAGACCTTCCTCACGCTCACCGGGCCGCTGGCGGCCTTCAAACGAGCTCACCCGACCATCGAGATCGAACTCCGCTGGATGGCGGCCGAGGACATGAGCCGTCACCTGCGGGCGCAGGACGTCGACCTGTGCGTCGCCTCCCAGCCGATCCCCGCTGAGGGCCTGGAGGCGGTCCAACTGCTCGATGAGGCGGTCGGTGTAGCCACGCCGCTCGACCATCCGCTGGCGAGCCGTACGTCGGTGAGCATCGACGAGCTCACCGGCCAGCCCTTCGTCAGCGCCCGCAAAGGGCACTGGCAACGCCGCCTCCTGGATCGGCTCTTCGCCGCACGCGACCATACCCCGAAGATCGTCTGCGAGGTCGACGAGCCCAGCGCCATCGCGGCCCTGATCAGCGCGGGGCTCGGCATCGGTCTCGTCCCCGCCTTCGCCCGGAGCAGCTCCACGCGGGTCCCCGGCGCCTGGGTCCCCGTCGACAGCTCTGACTGCCGACGCGCGGTCACCCTGTACTGGGGCGCCGGCAGCCACCTATCCACTGCCGCCCGCCTGATGCGCACCACGATCGCCAACTGGAACTGGATCACCGGCGAACCACAGGAGAAGCGCTGAGGACGCGCTTCATGCGCCATCGGTAGCCGCTCACGGGCTCGCTCCTCCCAAGCTCGACGAGGCGCTGGACCAGAGTGGCGGTGTCCCGATCCCGCTCGGTCAAATCACGGAATGGGGACACCACGCGATCGGTGGATGGGGGCCTTGCGGGCCGCCCTGCCGGGTCGGGTCACTTCTGGAGAACGGCCTGGATCTCGAGGCTGATCGACACCTTGTCACCGACCACGACGCCACCGGCCTCCATCGGGGTACTGATGTCAATGCCGAAGTCGCGCCGGTTGATCTCCGCGGTCGCGGAAAAGCCGGCCCGCTGTGCACCCCACTGGTCCGAGCCGAACCCGTTCACCTCGACGGCCAGCGGAACCTGCCGCGTGACGCCGTGCAACGTCAGCTCACCGTCGATGACCCAACCGTCGCCGGTCTGGCGGATGCCGGTCGAGCGGTAGCTCATCGTCGGGTACTTGTCGGCCTCGAGGTAGTCGGCGGTGCGAAGGTGGTTGTCACGTATTTCGCTGCCGGTGTTGATGGACGCGAGGTCGATCGTCGCGGCCACCGACGAGCCCAGCAGGTCCTCCCTCGTGACGATCGTGACGTCGTAGCCGGTGAACCGGCCACGCGTCTTGCTGATCATGAGATGACGGACAGTGAAGGCGATCTCGGAGTGCACCGGGTCGGCTTTCCAGGTGCCGGCCAGATAGCCCGGGATCTCGACGGTCGCGGGGACGGGGGTCATGGCTTCCTCCATGGATGTAGTGCGGCGGCGCAGGCGGGAGTGGGGTGGCGGGATCAGGGCTCGAGGTCGACAACGCCTTTGCCGCTGGAGATGTCGAGCGGCACCGAGACCTGGTCGTGCACGATCAACCATGTGCCGTCGATCTTCTGGAGGCAGTACGTGACCCTGACCCACATACCGCTCGTCGCCGTCCCGTTCTTCAGCGTGCCGCTGAGACGAGCGAAGGCGTGCCCGAACGCCACGTCATCGCCCACGGTGAGCGTCAGGTCGCGAACCTCATAAGTCACACGCTCGAAGAACGTGAACACGGGCGCCCAGTTCTTGAGCTTCGCCTCGATCCCCACATGCTGGAGCGGCGGCTCGACGTCGAAGGACACAATGTCCGTTGCGTAAAGCCGCTTCAGACCCTCGAGATCCTTGTCTTGGAGCCCTTCGACGATCTTGTCGACCAGCTGGCGGATCTTGGCTTCATCTGCCTCGCGTTGCGTGGGCATCGCTATCCCAACCCTTCCCCATGCGGTGGAATCTTGGCTTTTCACACCTCCGAAGCTATGGCTCTGCAGTTATCTTGTCTAAGATTAATATTGCTATGGCGTTATGCTCTGGGCGACATGATGGCGCCCTCAGTGAGGGACTATGCCTTGCGGGTTATCTGTTCATGGCAAAACCGGTCTTGGAAGGCATAAGCGCCTGTCCTCTACGGTCGCAAAGGTCCCTACACCACACCACTGCACCAGGCAGGTCGCACCATGAGCGCTGCGGATCTGGCCCGACTCCAGTTCGCGGCCACCACCGGCATCCACTGGCTGTTCGTGATCCTCACGATGGGCCTCGTCCCCATCGTGGCGATCATGCACACCAGGGCCGCGTTCACCCGAGATCCCGCCAAAGCGGCCGTATGGGAGCGCATGACGCGCTTCTGGGGCCAGCTCTACCTCATCAACTACGCCGTCGGCATCGCCACCGGCATCGTCATGGAGTTCCAGTTCGGGCTCAGCTGGAGCGGGCTGAGCAAGTTCGCCGGCAACGTGTTCGGCGCCCCGCTAGCCCTGGAAACCCTCATCGCCTTCTTCGCCGAATCCACCTTCCTCGGCATGTGGATCTTCGGATGGGGGCGCCTGCGCCGCGGCGTGCACGTCACGCTGATCTGGCTGGTGGCCCTGACCGCCTACGCCTCCGCCTACTGGATCCTCGTCGCCAACGG includes:
- a CDS encoding LysR family transcriptional regulator, producing MELNSLRQFLVVARLEHLSGAAEELRVAQPSLSRTIARLESELRTPLFDRSGRLRLNDAGKLFRDYVERSLGELDAGRRAVAEAVSEGVGTVRLASETFLTLTGPLAAFKRAHPTIEIELRWMAAEDMSRHLRAQDVDLCVASQPIPAEGLEAVQLLDEAVGVATPLDHPLASRTSVSIDELTGQPFVSARKGHWQRRLLDRLFAARDHTPKIVCEVDEPSAIAALISAGLGIGLVPAFARSSSTRVPGAWVPVDSSDCRRAVTLYWGAGSHLSTAARLMRTTIANWNWITGEPQEKR
- a CDS encoding YceI family protein translates to MTPVPATVEIPGYLAGTWKADPVHSEIAFTVRHLMISKTRGRFTGYDVTIVTREDLLGSSVAATIDLASINTGSEIRDNHLRTADYLEADKYPTMSYRSTGIRQTGDGWVIDGELTLHGVTRQVPLAVEVNGFGSDQWGAQRAGFSATAEINRRDFGIDISTPMEAGGVVVGDKVSISLEIQAVLQK
- a CDS encoding YybH family protein; this encodes MPTQREADEAKIRQLVDKIVEGLQDKDLEGLKRLYATDIVSFDVEPPLQHVGIEAKLKNWAPVFTFFERVTYEVRDLTLTVGDDVAFGHAFARLSGTLKNGTATSGMWVRVTYCLQKIDGTWLIVHDQVSVPLDISSGKGVVDLEP